A section of the Streptomyces sp. NBC_00178 genome encodes:
- the coaA gene encoding type I pantothenate kinase: MITSPARSPRRTEHAPTPYVDLTRAEWSALRDKTPLPLSAEEVEKLRGLGDVIDLDEVRDVYLPLSRLLNLYVQATSGLRGALNTFLGDAGNGHGAQRGTPFVIGVAGSVAVGKSTSARILQALLARWPEHPRVELVTTDGFLLPMKELQARGLMSRKGFPESYDRRALTRFVADIKAGKDEVTAPVYSHLIYDIVPGERLTVRRPDILIVEGLNVLQPALPGKDGRTRVGLADYFDFSVYVDAKAEDIETWYLNRFRRLRETAFQNPFSYFRKYTQVSESEALDYARTMWRTINKPNLLENVAPTRGRATLVLRKGPDHKVQKLSLRKL, from the coding sequence GTGATCACTTCGCCCGCACGGAGCCCCCGCCGCACCGAGCACGCGCCGACGCCCTACGTCGACCTGACCCGGGCGGAGTGGAGCGCACTGCGCGACAAGACCCCGCTGCCGCTGAGCGCCGAGGAGGTCGAGAAGCTGCGGGGCCTCGGCGACGTCATCGACCTCGACGAGGTCCGGGACGTCTACCTGCCGCTCTCCCGGCTCCTCAACCTCTACGTCCAGGCGACCTCGGGCCTGCGCGGGGCGCTGAACACCTTCCTGGGTGACGCGGGCAACGGGCACGGGGCGCAGCGCGGGACCCCGTTCGTCATAGGGGTCGCAGGCAGTGTGGCCGTGGGCAAGTCCACCTCCGCCCGCATCCTGCAGGCGCTGCTGGCCCGCTGGCCGGAGCACCCCCGCGTGGAGCTGGTGACGACGGACGGCTTCCTGCTCCCGATGAAGGAGCTCCAGGCGCGGGGGCTGATGTCGCGCAAGGGCTTCCCGGAGTCGTACGACCGGCGGGCGCTGACCCGGTTCGTCGCCGACATCAAGGCCGGCAAGGACGAGGTGACGGCTCCCGTCTACTCCCACCTGATCTACGACATCGTGCCGGGTGAGCGGCTCACCGTCCGCCGCCCCGACATCCTGATCGTCGAGGGCCTGAACGTGCTGCAGCCGGCGCTGCCCGGCAAGGACGGCCGGACCAGGGTCGGGCTCGCCGACTACTTCGACTTCAGCGTGTACGTGGACGCGAAGGCCGAGGACATCGAGACCTGGTACCTGAACCGCTTCCGCAGGCTGCGCGAGACGGCGTTCCAGAACCCGTTCTCCTACTTCCGCAAGTACACCCAGGTCTCCGAGTCGGAGGCGCTGGACTACGCGCGCACCATGTGGCGGACCATCAACAAGCCGAATCTGCTGGAGAACGTGGCGCCCACCAGGGGCCGTGCCACCCTGGTGCTGCGCAAGGGTCCGGACCACAAGGTCCAGAAGCTCTCGCTGCGCAAGCTCTGA
- a CDS encoding HIT family protein — MATSDCYTCGMEAEFDALPPRERVAYDRHWRVAHATGTSLPGWLVLLPRRHITAVHELTDAEAAGLGTWQVRLSRALRAVTGCAKTYVVQFAEAEGFAHVHFHIVPRAGDLPPEHLGAGVFALLRPPEGQRVTAGRADGVALALRAELGGA; from the coding sequence ATGGCGACTTCCGACTGCTACACCTGCGGCATGGAAGCGGAGTTCGACGCGCTGCCGCCGCGCGAGCGCGTCGCGTACGACCGGCACTGGCGGGTGGCCCACGCGACCGGGACCTCGCTGCCGGGCTGGCTGGTGCTGCTGCCCAGGCGCCACATCACGGCCGTGCACGAACTCACCGACGCGGAGGCGGCCGGTCTGGGGACCTGGCAGGTCAGGCTGTCCAGGGCGCTGCGCGCGGTCACGGGATGCGCCAAGACGTACGTCGTCCAGTTCGCCGAGGCCGAGGGCTTCGCCCATGTGCACTTCCACATCGTGCCGCGCGCCGGTGACCTGCCGCCGGAGCACCTCGGGGCCGGCGTCTTCGCGCTGCTGAGGCCGCCGGAGGGGCAGCGGGTGACGGCCGGGCGGGCGGACGGCGTGGCCCTCGCGCTCCGGGCGGAACTCGGCGGCGCTTAG
- the glmS gene encoding glutamine--fructose-6-phosphate transaminase (isomerizing), producing the protein MCGIVGYVGLQSAQDVVVAGLKRLEYRGYDSAGVAVLADGGLAAAKKAGKLLNLGKELKDRPLPAGNAGVGHTRWATHGGPTDTNAHPHLDNAGRVAVVHNGIIENFASLREELAGRGHALASETDTEVVAHLLAEAYSSVGDLADAMRQVCGRLEGAFTLVAVHADEPGTVVGARRNSPLVVGVGEGEMFLASDVSAFIAHTRSAIELGQDQVVELRRDGVTVTGFDGFPADVREYHVDWDASAAEKGGYASFMLKEIADQPKAVADTLLGRVDGSGTLHLDEVRIPPGVLREVDKVVIIACGTAFHAGMIAKYAIEHWTRLPCETELASEFRYRDPILDQRTLVVAISQSGETMDTLMAVRHAREQGAKVLAICNTNGSTIPRESDAVLYTHAGPEVAVASTKAFLTQLVACYLVALYLGQVRGTKWGDEIRTVVRQLSEMSGAVERVLGTMEPVRELARSLSAHDTVLFVGRHVGYPVAMEGALKLKELAYMHAEGFAAGELKHGPIALIEEGLPVVVIVPSPRGRSVLHDKIVSNIQEIRARGARTVVIAEEGDEAVVPYADHLVRIPVTPTLLQPLVATVPLQVFACELATARGNEVDQPRNLAKSVTVE; encoded by the coding sequence ATGTGCGGAATCGTGGGTTACGTCGGGTTGCAGTCGGCGCAGGACGTCGTCGTCGCGGGGCTGAAGCGGCTGGAGTACCGGGGATACGACTCCGCCGGGGTCGCCGTCCTCGCGGACGGCGGGCTGGCCGCGGCGAAGAAGGCGGGCAAGCTCCTCAATCTGGGGAAGGAACTCAAGGACCGGCCGCTGCCGGCCGGGAACGCGGGGGTCGGGCACACCCGTTGGGCCACGCACGGCGGGCCCACCGACACCAACGCCCACCCCCACCTCGACAACGCCGGCCGGGTCGCCGTCGTCCACAACGGGATCATCGAGAACTTCGCGTCGCTCCGCGAGGAGCTGGCCGGGCGGGGCCACGCCCTCGCCTCCGAGACCGACACCGAGGTGGTGGCCCACCTGCTCGCCGAGGCGTACTCGTCGGTCGGTGACCTGGCGGACGCCATGCGGCAGGTGTGCGGGCGGCTGGAGGGTGCGTTCACCCTGGTCGCCGTGCACGCGGACGAGCCCGGCACGGTCGTCGGGGCCCGGCGCAACTCGCCGCTCGTGGTGGGCGTGGGTGAGGGCGAGATGTTCCTGGCCTCCGACGTGTCCGCCTTCATCGCGCACACCCGGTCGGCGATCGAGCTGGGTCAGGACCAGGTCGTCGAGCTGCGCCGGGACGGGGTGACCGTCACCGGTTTCGACGGCTTCCCCGCCGACGTGCGCGAGTACCACGTCGACTGGGACGCGTCGGCGGCGGAGAAGGGGGGCTACGCCTCCTTCATGCTCAAGGAGATCGCCGACCAGCCCAAGGCGGTCGCCGACACGCTGCTCGGCCGCGTCGACGGCTCGGGCACGCTCCACCTCGACGAGGTGCGCATCCCGCCCGGCGTGCTCCGCGAGGTCGACAAGGTCGTCATCATCGCCTGCGGGACCGCCTTCCACGCCGGGATGATCGCCAAGTACGCCATCGAGCACTGGACCCGGCTGCCCTGCGAGACCGAGCTCGCCAGCGAGTTCCGCTACCGCGACCCGATCCTGGACCAGCGCACCCTCGTCGTCGCCATCTCGCAGTCGGGCGAGACGATGGACACCCTCATGGCGGTCCGGCACGCGCGTGAGCAGGGGGCGAAGGTCCTCGCCATCTGCAACACCAACGGCTCGACCATCCCCCGGGAGTCGGACGCCGTCCTCTACACGCACGCCGGGCCCGAGGTCGCCGTCGCCTCCACCAAGGCGTTCCTGACGCAGCTCGTCGCCTGCTACCTCGTCGCGCTGTACCTGGGGCAGGTGCGCGGCACCAAGTGGGGCGACGAGATCCGCACCGTCGTGCGCCAGCTCTCCGAGATGTCCGGCGCGGTCGAACGCGTCCTCGGGACCATGGAGCCGGTACGCGAACTGGCCCGCTCGCTGTCCGCCCACGACACCGTGCTCTTCGTCGGCCGGCACGTCGGCTATCCGGTGGCCATGGAAGGGGCGTTGAAGCTCAAGGAGCTCGCCTACATGCATGCCGAGGGGTTCGCCGCCGGAGAGCTCAAGCACGGACCCATCGCGCTGATCGAGGAGGGCCTGCCGGTCGTCGTGATCGTGCCGTCGCCGCGGGGCCGCTCCGTGCTCCACGACAAGATCGTCTCGAACATCCAGGAGATCAGGGCCCGTGGAGCCCGTACCGTCGTCATCGCGGAGGAGGGCGACGAGGCGGTCGTGCCGTACGCCGACCACCTCGTCCGGATCCCGGTCACGCCTACGCTGCTCCAGCCGCTGGTGGCCACGGTGCCCCTGCAGGTGTTCGCCTGCGAGCTGGCGACCGCCCGGGGCAACGAGGTGGACCAGCCGCGCAATCTGGCGAAGTCCGTGACTGTCGAGTGA